The Schistocerca piceifrons isolate TAMUIC-IGC-003096 chromosome 5, iqSchPice1.1, whole genome shotgun sequence genome has a segment encoding these proteins:
- the LOC124797861 gene encoding uncharacterized protein LOC124797861: protein MRHNTITSCTENPEEPSILTTVNIKMKKYYQLVLVIVSVVSFITLLFYRHEYNRLRYVMEVLSFFGKPGQVAECLPPNISQNLKKSVSFIDPLPSWQRLTDTHFVYSAFWEKNDIHSHVKVFSVEAGKTIPQYSCEVWFEDNNTPVTGRFSYTIIQSKESALTHEQTVIADNVIAYNLYCKPKQIPGIPFGVTFFKTDNLLPSHVFIPVGYPVDRPILENSTAVCIVPGFKPVLQKSAIIEFLSYHHLIGVNEFIVYDKGLPNRIAQVLLDPAIKENFGIALSLLPWNFPFPHLEAEPVMRLVVERDCIQRTAGKVRNVAVLGWGEYVVPRYHHTLAGMLDDFDTKKKTTTSFEIPTIVFCTDLLEHDTDESLPLVLRKTRYYKGDDMDPPLHLYRPQTAVSRFTVPSTQRVSQGIAAVHRYIECMLGTGEQPVETLPYERAILRFAGDLKRSKLLRAWSSGRLF, encoded by the coding sequence ATGAGACATAATACCATCACGTCATGCACAGAGAATCCAGAGGAGCCCTCCATTCTCACAACAGTAAACATCAAGATGAAGAAATACTATCAGTTAGTTTTGGTGATTGTGTCTGTGGTAAGTTTTATAACACTTCTCTTCTACCGCCACGAGTACAACAGGCTGCGTTATGTTATGGAAGTGCTGAGCTTTTTTGGAAAACCAGGACAAGTGGCTGAGTGCCTTCCTCCAAACATCTCTCAAAATTTAAAGAAATCTGTCAGTTTCATTGATCCACTGCCATCttggcaacgactgactgacacaCATTTTGTTTATTCAGCCTTCTGGGAAAAGAATGATATCCACAGTCATGTGAAAGTTTTCTCTGTTGAAGCAGGGAAAACTATTCCACAGTACAGCTGTGAAGTTTGGTTTGAAGACAATAATACCCCAGTAACTGGAAGATTCAGTTACACAATAATTCAGTCAAAAGAGAGTGCACTTACCCATGAACAAACTGTGATTGCAGATAATGTTATAGCTTATAACTTGTACTGCAAACCAAAGCAAATTCCTGGTATTCCATTTGGGGTTACATTTTTCAAGACTGATAATTTGTTGCCGTCCCATGTTTTCATTCCTGTTGGTTATCCTGTTGACAGACCAATATTAGAAAACAGCACAGCAGTTTGCATTGTACCCGGATTTAAACCAGTACTGCAAAAATCTGCAATCATTGAATTTCTTAGCTACCATCATCTTATTGGAGTAAATGAATTTATAGTATATGACAAAGGCTTACCAAACCGAATTGCTCAAGTGCTGCTGGATCCAGCAATTAAAGAAAATTTTGGTATTGCATTGTCTTTGCTTCCCTGGAATTTCCCATTTCCACATTTGGAAGCAGAACCAGTTATGAGACTTGTTGTCGAGAGGGACTGCATACAAAGAACTGCTGGAAAAGTTCGGAATGTGGCTGTTTTAGGTTGGGGTGAGTATGTAGTGCCTAGGTATCACCACACTCTTGCAGGTATGTTAGATGATTTTGACACAAAGAAAAAAACAAccaccagttttgaaataccaACAATAGTTTTTTGTACTGATCTCTTAGAACATGACACAGATGAATCTTTACCATTGGTTCTTCGAAAGACAAGGTATTACAAAGGAGACGACATGGATCCCCCTCTGCATCTGTATCGTCCTCAGACGGCagtgtccaggtttactgtacccagtaCACAACGTGTTTCACAAGGAATAGCTGCTGTACATCGCTACATAGAATGCATGCTTGGTACTGGTGAACAGCCAGTTGAAACTCTTCCGTATGAGAGAGCTATTCTTAGATTTGCAGGAGATTTGAAACGATCTAAATTGTTAAGAGCCTGGTCTTCAGGTAGACTgttctaa